One genomic segment of Candidatus Nomurabacteria bacterium includes these proteins:
- the orn gene encoding oligoribonuclease produces the protein MTGVDPLVDRIIEIALLVTDLDLNIIDEKGFEKVITVDKEYIPRMETKVIEMHTQNGLLEESLRSTESLDQVQEQAVNYLSNYVEDGKSPLCGDGVTTDRAFLLTQARTLNSFFHHRTIDVSSFKQLTNFYKPDKKYIKPDVSHRALDDIRISIAELRYYKGLLFD, from the coding sequence ATGACTGGAGTTGATCCATTGGTTGATCGAATCATTGAGATCGCTTTGTTAGTAACCGATCTTGACCTGAACATCATTGATGAGAAAGGCTTTGAAAAGGTCATAACCGTAGATAAGGAGTATATCCCCAGGATGGAAACCAAAGTTATTGAGATGCACACTCAAAATGGTCTTCTTGAAGAGTCGTTAAGGTCAACCGAGAGTTTGGACCAAGTACAAGAGCAAGCCGTCAACTATCTTTCAAATTATGTAGAAGACGGCAAATCACCGTTGTGTGGAGATGGTGTAACCACAGACAGAGCCTTTCTCTTGACCCAAGCAAGAACATTAAATTCCTTCTTCCATCATAGGACTATAGATGTATCTTCGTTCAAGCAATTAACGAATTTTTATAAGCCAGATAAGAAGTATATAAAACCTGATGTTTCTCACAGAGCTCTCGATGATATTCGTATCTCGATTGCAGAGCTTAGATACTATAAGGGACTCCTTTTCGACTGA
- a CDS encoding alpha/beta hydrolase: MKNALVLHGRNCTPEMFWYPYIRNELEKLGYQTSVPLLPEYRSADREIWVPFIKRTFDFQEDSILIGVSSSCAAILEVVESLNHFVDKVILVAGFISPLREENTHPVLKDDYNWDKIRRNIRELYIINSDTDEIGADQNKGREIFQKLGGTQIIMHDQGHFGSIKLDQPYKTFPLLKKLIQY, from the coding sequence ATGAAAAACGCGTTGGTACTTCATGGGAGAAATTGTACACCAGAGATGTTTTGGTATCCGTATATTCGGAATGAATTGGAAAAGCTCGGGTATCAAACCTCAGTACCACTTCTTCCAGAATACAGATCTGCAGATAGAGAGATTTGGGTTCCATTCATCAAGAGGACATTCGATTTTCAGGAAGATTCAATATTGATCGGAGTATCATCATCATGCGCAGCTATATTGGAGGTGGTTGAATCTCTCAATCATTTCGTTGATAAAGTAATACTTGTAGCTGGGTTTATCTCCCCACTTAGAGAAGAGAATACACATCCAGTATTAAAAGATGATTATAATTGGGATAAGATCCGTAGAAATATTAGGGAGCTGTATATCATCAACTCGGATACTGACGAAATAGGTGCAGATCAAAACAAAGGACGTGAGATCTTTCAAAAATTAGGAGGGACACAAATCATAATGCACGATCAGGGACATTTTGGTTCGATCAAATTGGATCAACCATATAAAACATTTCCACTCCTAAAAAAGTTGATACAGTATTAG
- a CDS encoding PadR family transcriptional regulator, translating to MEQLIDTKIKKGVLEYIVLLIISSGDVYASDIINILNEASLITVEGTVYPLLSKLTREGKVEYRWEESPNGPPRKYYTLSQYGHEFLKAYKKAWDSMIQNISYIQTNYVKGS from the coding sequence ATGGAACAACTAATAGACACAAAAATTAAAAAAGGGGTGCTGGAGTATATTGTGCTTCTGATCATATCATCAGGAGATGTGTATGCTTCAGACATTATCAACATTTTGAACGAGGCAAGTCTTATAACCGTTGAGGGTACAGTTTATCCGTTATTGAGCAAATTAACACGAGAAGGAAAAGTTGAGTACAGATGGGAAGAGTCACCTAATGGGCCCCCTCGAAAGTACTACACTTTATCTCAATATGGTCATGAATTCCTAAAAGCATATAAAAAGGCTTGGGATTCGATGATTCAGAATATAAGTTATATCCAAACAAATTATGTCAAAGGATCGTAA
- a CDS encoding HAD-IA family hydrolase encodes MKNVILFDLDDTLIDTHAVFRKYIDALKIFLAKETQREFDEITKVFITIHNEKFDEFHVDFDRLWPSISKKLIEELGLNDHLSVEIQSYLDSILHEVPKLKDGVVETLEELRIREYSLGLVTHALKDWTDFKLDSLALRNYFTHIEIADASGVKSSSCWLHALSQFNIKPEDGIVVGDNINGDIIAAHSIGVRRLFWVDQKNGWSVYRTGELPESTITLREISELIDYLE; translated from the coding sequence ATGAAAAACGTAATACTATTCGATCTTGATGATACTCTGATCGATACCCATGCTGTATTTAGAAAGTACATAGATGCTCTGAAAATATTTTTGGCTAAGGAAACACAGAGAGAATTTGATGAAATAACAAAAGTATTTATCACCATTCACAATGAGAAATTCGATGAATTTCATGTTGATTTTGATAGATTGTGGCCTTCTATTAGTAAGAAATTAATTGAAGAATTAGGTCTTAATGACCATCTCTCCGTTGAGATCCAAAGTTATTTAGACAGTATCCTACATGAGGTGCCAAAGCTAAAAGATGGAGTTGTAGAAACCCTTGAAGAATTGCGGATCAGAGAATATTCACTAGGATTAGTCACTCACGCTCTTAAAGATTGGACCGATTTTAAACTGGATTCGTTAGCACTCAGAAACTACTTTACTCACATCGAAATTGCAGATGCGAGTGGAGTTAAAAGTAGTAGTTGCTGGTTACATGCACTATCACAATTTAATATCAAACCAGAGGATGGGATCGTCGTAGGAGATAACATTAACGGTGATATAATTGCTGCTCATAGTATAGGTGTAAGACGTCTGTTTTGGGTAGATCAGAAAAATGGTTGGAGTGTATATAGAACTGGAGAACTCCCAGAGTCTACTATAACCCTGAGAGAAATATCAGAGCTGATTGATTACCTTGAGTAG
- a CDS encoding MFS transporter: protein MKKLFQNPFIPLLLTIFIDLLGVGIVIPILAPLFLSPGSSILPMEYTYEQRTLLIGLISATYPIMQFFGAPLLGSLSDRYGRKPTLILSLFGTFFGYILFGIGIIQHSLPLMFIGRAIDGFTGGNISIAQSAIADMTKPEERARNFGFIGMAFGLGFILGPYIGGKLVDPTIVSWFSNSTPYFFTAGLTLINILSLFLLFPETLKEKIKSPIGVMTGFRNLRKAISMTTLRKLFLVSFLLTFGFNFFTQFFNPFLIQKFEVTPSQAGDIFAYMGLFVALFQGGLLPFLNKRFNSSQILNVSIFGISLAFLLLLLPNKLLGIYLILPILALFQGLTQPNVTALISNNAKENSQGDILGVNQSINSLAQAIPPIISGFIFSINISLPILVGAGATLLAWMIFLVKKSVKEELFEEE, encoded by the coding sequence ATGAAAAAGCTTTTTCAGAACCCCTTTATCCCTCTCCTACTTACGATATTCATAGATCTGCTTGGTGTTGGGATCGTGATACCAATACTTGCTCCCTTATTTCTCTCACCAGGAAGTAGTATTTTACCCATGGAATATACATATGAGCAGAGAACTCTTCTCATAGGTTTGATATCCGCAACCTACCCTATCATGCAGTTCTTCGGAGCACCTCTGCTAGGTTCCCTATCGGATAGATATGGTAGAAAACCTACTCTGATACTTTCTCTTTTTGGTACATTTTTCGGATATATACTATTCGGTATAGGAATAATCCAACATTCTTTACCACTTATGTTTATTGGTAGAGCGATTGATGGTTTTACTGGGGGTAATATCTCGATCGCACAATCAGCTATAGCAGACATGACAAAACCTGAAGAGAGGGCTAGAAACTTCGGGTTTATAGGAATGGCCTTCGGATTAGGTTTTATACTTGGTCCATATATTGGCGGTAAGTTGGTAGATCCTACGATAGTCAGCTGGTTTAGTAATTCGACACCGTATTTTTTCACAGCTGGTCTTACACTGATCAACATACTCAGCTTATTCTTACTTTTCCCTGAGACTCTTAAAGAAAAGATAAAAAGTCCGATTGGTGTGATGACAGGGTTCCGAAATCTAAGGAAAGCTATTTCGATGACCACCTTGAGAAAGCTCTTTTTAGTAAGCTTTTTGTTGACATTTGGTTTCAATTTCTTCACACAGTTCTTTAATCCTTTTCTGATCCAGAAATTTGAAGTGACACCATCACAGGCAGGAGATATATTCGCTTATATGGGGCTATTCGTAGCACTGTTTCAGGGCGGATTACTGCCTTTTCTAAATAAACGATTCAATAGTTCTCAAATCCTTAATGTTTCGATATTCGGCATATCATTAGCATTCTTACTCTTATTGCTACCAAATAAATTACTTGGTATCTACTTGATACTTCCGATATTGGCGTTATTTCAAGGTTTAACTCAACCAAATGTCACTGCTCTGATATCCAACAACGCTAAAGAGAATTCCCAGGGCGATATACTTGGAGTAAATCAATCCATCAATTCATTAGCACAAGCAATTCCTCCAATAATCTCAGGTTTTATTTTCTCGATAAATATCAGCCTACCAATTCTTGTAGGTGCAGGTGCAACTTTATTGGCATGGATGATCTTTTTGGTAAAGAAGAGTGTTAAAGAGGAGCTGTTCGAAGAAGAATGA